Part of the Bacillus sp. THAF10 genome is shown below.
GACTGCACATTATTGGATGGAAGAAAAAAACAAAGTAAGGCAACCGCATGAAATTGCAGCCCTTGAAAAAGCAATTCGAGCCACACCGTTAATGGTAAGTGCGGAGCTTGGCACCTCAGAGATATCGTTTGCAGATTTATTAAATATTAGCATAGGCGATGTGATCGCACTGGATCAAAAAATAGACTCACCCATTATTCTCAACGTGGATAGTAAGCCTACTTTTAAAGCACAAGTAGGCCAGGTGAAGAAAAACTTAGCAGTACAAATTATCGAAAAAATCAAGGAGGGATCAGAAGATGATGAGTGATGGAATGTTATCTCAAGATGAGATAGATGCCCTGCTTCGAGGGACAGATAACAACGATGAAGAACCCCTCTATGCTGATCTGAATACAGAGGATTATCTTTCAATGATGGAACAGGATGCCTTAGGTGAAATAGGAAACATATCTTTTGGTAGTTCAGCAACTGCCTTATCCACTTTGTTAAATCAAAAAGTGTCCATCACTACTCCTAGAGTATCACTGATAGAAAAAAGTAAGCTTGAAAGTGAGTTTCCAGAACCCTATGTCGCCATTCGTGTAAGTTACACAGAAGGTTTTTCAGGTTCAAATATATTGGTGGTGGAGCAAAAGGACGCCGCTATTATTGCTGACTTGATGCTTGGTGGGACAGGAGAAAATCCGCAAATAGAATTTGATGAAATCCATCTAAGTGCCGTTCATGAAGCCATGAACCAAATGATGGGATCTGCAGCAACTTCTATGTCTACTGTTTTTGCAAAAAAAATAGACATTTCTCCACCATCTGTGTTACTCCTTGATTTCAAGGAAGGAGAAGGTACGACAGAGCTTCCGGAAGATGAGCTTTTAATAAAAGTTGCTTTTTCTATCAGAATAGGAAGCTTAATAGATTCATCTATCATGCAAATTCTCCCTTTAGAATTTGCGAAGAGCCTAGTGGGGGAACTTTTGAATCCAAAAGGTTCTAATGAAGTGGAACAAAAGCTTGATGAGCCTGACACATTTTCAAATGACGCGACTAATTTTTATGAACAGGAGCACTCGTTGCCACCTTCCTACACCGAAAGCGCCGCATCTGCTTCTAGGTATGAAGACAAAGGATATGGTTCAAATCACCAAAGTCCTCCAGTAGAAAGAAAAGTAGAAAATCACCAACAAGCAAAACAGCAACATGTAAACGTCCAACCTGCAGTTTTTTCAAGCTTTGAAACAACAGCAGTAGAAGAAACAGAATCAAACAACTTAAATATGCTCTTAGATATTCCACTACAAGTTACGGTTGAGCTTGGCAGAACAAAACGTTCTGTAAAAGACATTCTGGAATTATCAACAGGCTCGATTATCGAATTGGATAAGCTTGCAGGTGAGCCGGTAGACATTCTTGTCAATAATAAGCTCATTGCCCAAGGAGAAGTAGTTGTAATAGATGAAAGCTTCGGAGTGAGAGTAACAGATATCGTTAGTCAGTCTGATAGAATTAGAAAACTTCGTTAAAACACTAGGAGGAATTGACATGGGAAAAAGAATACTAATTGTAGACGATGCAGCATTTATGAGAATGATGATAAAGGATATTTTATCAAAAAACGGCTATGAAGTGGTAGGAGAGGCAGCTGATGGTGCCCAAGCTGTAGAAAAATATAAAGAGCTTCATCCTGATTTGGTGACAATGGATATTACGATGCCAGAAATGGATGGGATTACAGCCCTGAAAGAAATAAAAGCAATTAATGCAAATGCAAAAGTCATCATGTGTTCTGCTATGGGGCAGCAAGCAATGGTTATCGATGCTATTCAAGCTGGAGCAAAAGATTTCATCGTTAAACCATTTCAAGCTGACAGAGTAATTGAAGCCATTCACAAAACATTGGCGTAGAGGTGTTCCTTTTGTGTGTGAAAAAGCGTCACATCATGATATTGGTGACAGTTATTTTTATGGTCACCTTGCCATTTCAACAGGTAGCATTTGCAGTTGGAGATAGCGTTCGGGATGCCTATGATAAAGAAAAACCCTCAGGGGAAAGTAGTGATCCTGATGAAAATAACATCTCGGATTCCGAACCTGTTGACAAGGAGCTGGTGGCCAATGCTCCTTCTGTTACATTTTTTGATTTTATCAAAATGATATTTGCATTAATGTTTGTGCTTGCACTGCTTTACCTTGCGCTGAAATTTATCAATAAGCGAAATAAACTTGGTGGTACAAGGGCAATAGAGACAATAGGTGGAACGAGCTTAGGAGCTAACAAGTCACTTCAGCTTGTTAAAGTAGGGGACAACATCTTAGTAGTGGGTGTTGGAGAATCTATCAGTCTATTGAAGGAAATTACTGATGAAGAGGAAAGAAAACGCATCCTAACATCCTATCAAGAGCAAATAGATTCTCAAGCGTTACCACCAAATCTATTAGCGAACATATCGGATAAATGGAACCATTACCAAAAAGCAAAACGTACCTCCACTTTTTCCTCTTTGTTAAAAGAGCAGCTTGGAAAAATATCAGAAGACAGAAAGACTAAAATGAATGATATGCAAAACAAGGAAGGATTTAAGAAATGATTGGTTTTATTGAATTATTCAGTGGAAATGAAGCATCCACTGTTTCAAGTTCTATCCAATTACTATTACTATTAACTATTTTTTCCTTAGCACCTGCTATTCTCATCTTAATGACAAGCTTTACACGAATCATTATTGTGTTGTCCTTTGTAAGAACTTCTCTTGCAACACAGCAAATGCCACCAAATCAGGTGTTAATCGGACTTGCCTTGTTTTTAACGTTCTTTATCATGGCGCCGACCTTTGCTGAAGTAAATGATACCGCTTTGCAGCCTTTGTTTAATGAAGAGATTTCTTTAGATGAAGCCTACGAACGGGCAAGCATACCAATGAAAGAGTTTATGAGTAAGCATACAAGGCAAAAGGATTTGGCGTTGTTTATGGATTATGCCCAAATGGAAAGGCCGGAAACGATTGAAGATATTCCTTTGACTGTATTAGTTCCAGCTTTCGCAATTAGTGAATTAAAGACAGCCTTTCAAATTGGGTTTATGATTTTTATTCCATTTCTAGTCATCGACATGGTGGTAGCAAGTGTGCTTATGAGTATGGGTATGATGATGCTTCCGCCAGTAATGATTTCTTTGCCCTTTAAAATCCTTCTTTTTGTGTTAGTAGATGGATGGTATTTAATCGTGAAGTCTTTATTGCAAACATTTTAATACGAGGTGTAAACATGAGCCCGGAATTTGTAATCTCAATGGCTGAAAGAGGCGTGTATACGATTCTGTTGATCAGCGCCCCTCTTTTAATACTGGCTCTAGTTGTGGGGTTAATTGTCAGCATTTTTCAAGCAACAACACAAATACAAGAGCAAACCCTTGCATTTATTCCGAAAATTGTTGCAGTACTTGTGGGGTTGGTTGTATTCGGACCGTGGATGTTGTCCACCATGCTTTCTTACGCATTGGAAATTTTCAATAACATTCACCGATTTGTAAACTAGTACTATGCTAGAATGGATTAATTATTTTCCGGCATTTTTACTGGTACTAACGAGAGTAACAGCCTTTTTTGTCACGCTCCCACTCTTTTCATATCGGAATGTTCCTGCCACTTTTAAAGTGGGATTGGGATTTTTCTTTTCACTTGTAATGACATTTTCGATGGATCTACCTGTTTTAGGAATTGATGGTGCATATATATTCCTTGTTATCAAAGAAATGATGATTGGGCTATTAATCGGGCTGGTTGCCTATATGGTTCTTGCCGCCATACAAATCGCAGGTGGATTTATTGATTTTCAAATGGGTTTTGCTATTGCCAATGTTATTGATCCGCAAACAGGCATTCAAAGTCCAATAATCGGTCAATTTTTCTATATGTTTTCTTTGCTGTTACTACTTTCAGTCAATGGACATCATCTTATGCTCGATGGAATTTTCTATAGCTATGAGCTCATTTCTATAACGCAGTCATGGTTACCTCTTGGAGAGGAAGCGGTATTTGAAAGAGTTTTAAACACCGTGAATGGGATGTTTGTGATCGCCTTGCAAATGGCCCTCCCAATCGTTGGAGTGTTGTTTTTAGTAGACGTAGCTCTTGGAATTGTCGCACGAACGGTTCCACAGCTTAATGTGTTTGTCGTTGGGTTGCCCCTAAAGATTGGCGTTAGTTTTGTGACAATCATCTTTTCCCTGACGATCCTTTTTACCCTTTTCTATAAGTTGTTTGAAATGATGCTTCATACCATGAGAGGTTTGATGGAATTGCTTGGAGGTTTCTAAATGGCAACAATGCTGAAATTAAATTTACAATTTTTTGCTGGTGAGAAAACCGAAAAAGCTACTCCGAAAAAAAGGCAAGATTCAAGGAAAAAAGGGCAGGTAGCTAAGAGCTCTGACGTAAACACAGCTATTGTGTTACTCGCTGTTTTTCTTTGTTTACTTGCAATCGGACCTTGGATGAAAAACGGTGTGTTGGCTCTTTTTGTTCAATCTTTTCAAACTAATATGTTAGAGGAAGTAACCCCAGATAAAATCCATCTAATATTTATTGATATTTTGCTTGAATTAATTTGGATTGTCGGACCCATTATGCTTGCAGCAATTATTGGAGCACTCGTTGCAAACTTTCTGCAGGTGGGACCATTGTTTTCAACAGAAGCCATTCAAATGAAATTGAATAAGCTTGATCCGATTCAAGGGTTTAAGAGGATTTATTCCGTTCGTGCTATTGTTGAATTTGTAAAATCCATGCTGAAAATTGTCGTGGTTGGTGTTATTACTTTTGCGATTTTATGGTTTAGTCTTGATGAGGTGCTGATTCTCTCACAAAAAAATATTCATGAGGCATTATCGTTTCTAGGTTCGCTTACCATTCGAATGGGATTGTTTGCAGGCGGCGCGTTGTTGTTTTTATCTGTTTTTGATTATTTATATCAAAAATATGATTTTGAAAAAAACATCAGAATGTCTAAGCACGATGTGAAGGATGAGTATAAGAAAACAGAAGGGGATCCGTTAATTAAATCAAAAATAAAGCAAAAGCAGCGGGAAATGGCGATGCAGAGGATGATGCAAGATGTTCCGAATGCGGATGTAGTCATTACCAATCCAACGCATTATGCTATCGCATTAAAATATGACGAGTCAAAAGGGGATGCCCCAATCGTTCTTGCAAAAGGTGTGGATTATGTTGCGAAAAAAATTAAAGAAAAAGCAGCAGAGCACCAAGTTGTGACCATAGAAAATAAACCACTGGCACGTTCCCTATATAGTCAGGCTGAAATCGGTGATGCCATTCCTGAAGAGTTCTTTGGAGCAGTTGCAGAAATTTTAGCTTATGTTTATCGATTAAAAAACGAAGTAAAGTAGAGTCGAAAAGGAGAGATAGAAAAAGATGTCAGCAAGAGATTTATCCGTTTTACTTAGTGTCATCCTGATTATTGCCATGTTAATTATTCCATTTTATCCATGGATGCTAAGTATCTTTATTATTATTAATATCTCCCTTGCTCTAATTGTACTGTTAACAACGATGAACATTCAGGAGCCTTTGCAATTTGCAATTTTTCCTTCATTACTATTACTACTGACCTTATATCGGCTAGGATTAAACGTTTCTACCACAAGATCCATTCTGAGTGAAGGAACTGCGGGTACTGTTGTAGAAACGTTTGGTACATTCGTTGTTGGAGGAAACGTTGTGGTAGGATTGGTTGTTTTTATTATCCTCGTTGTCATCCAATTTGTTGTTATTACAAAAGGAGCCGAGCGTGTATCAGAAGTTGCTGCACGATTCACTCTTGATGCGATGCCTGGTAAGCAAATGAGTATTGATGCTGATTTGAATGCAGGAATGATATCAGAGCAGGTTGCCAAAGAAAGACGGGAAAAAATTGCGAAAGAAGCCGATTTTTATGGAGCGATGGATGGTGCCAGTAAATTTGTAAAAGGGGACGCAATCGCAGGAATTATTATCGTCTTTATCAATGTTATCTTTGGAATTGTAATAGGGATGGCGCAAATGGGTTTAAGCTTTGGAGAATCGGCTCAAAAATTTACGCTTTTAACGGTAGGGGACGGCATAGTATCTCAAATTCCTGCCCTCTTAATTGCGACTGCAACAGGTATTGTCGTAACGAGAGCATCCTCTGAAGGGAATCTTGGTGGAGATATAAGCAAGCAATTATTTGCTTATCCTCAAATGCTGTATGTGGCAGGTTGCACAATATTGTTGTTAGGGATTGTCACTCCAATTGGACCACTCCTTACTGCACCTATTGCGGCACTTATCATCGTTGGTGCGTATCTAATAAGTAAAAAACAAAAAGAAAGTGCCTTTGTAGAAGAAGAGCCAGAAGAAGAGGTAGTATCTGATGAAATGCGGAGTCCAGATAGTGTTGTAAATCTATTGTCCGTTGATCCTATCGAGTTTGAGTTTGGTTATGGACTGATTCCACTTGCGGATTCCAAACAAGGTGGGGACCTTCTTGATCGGATTGTTATGATAAGAAGGCAATTAGCACTTGAGCTTGGCTTGGTTATCCCCGTTGTTCGAATTCGGGATAATATACAGCTTCAGCCTAACGAATACAGATTGAAAATAAAAGGCAATGAAGTAGCAAAAGGAGAACTACTTCTAGACCATTACCTTGCCATGAGTCCAGGAATGGAAGAGCAAGTGATTGAAGGTATTGATACGATAGAACCGTCTTTTGGCTTACCTGCTAAATGGATAAGTGAGGAGCTTAAGGACGAAGCAGAAATGTATGGGTATACGGTGGTAGATCCTCCATCGGTAGTCTCCACCCATATTACAGAAAAAATGAAGCAGCATGCCTACGAACTTCTTGGCAGACAGGAAACAAAGCAACTTATTGATCATTTAAAGGAAAACGCACCAATACTAGTAGAAGAAGTAACACCATCCCCTCTATCCGTTGGTGATGTGCAAAAGGTGCTTGCAAAACTATTAAAGGAAAACGTCTCTATTAGAAACTTACCTATCATTTTTGAAACATTAGCAGACTATGGAAAAATGAGCTCGGATACTGATCTGCTTGCTGAGTATGTTAGGCAGGCGTTAAGCAAACAAATTACCAACCAGTATGTAGTGGAAAATGAAACCTTTAAAGTTGTCACGCTTTCTGGAAAGATAGAAAAAATGATTGCCGATCACATCCAACAAACAGATCATGGAAATTTTCTTTCCTTAGATCCTAACCGTGCCATGGATATAGTACAAAAAGTGGGAGAACAAATGGAGCAGTTTACTATTTATGAACAAACACCGATTTTATTGTGTTCACCTGCTGTAAGAATGTATGTAAAACAATTACTAGAGAGGTACCTGCCACAAGTTCCGGTTATCTCTTATAATGAATTAGAAGCCAGCATTGAAGTACAAAGCATCGGGGTGGTGAATGTGGAAGGATGAAGGTGAAAAAATACAAAGCAGATACCATGCAAGAAGCGATGGAGCTTGTCCGGTTAGAGTTAGGGAATGATGCAGTCATCTTGAACTCAAAAGCTGTAAAAACAAACAAATTTTTTGGTCTGGTCACGAAAAAAAGTGTCGAAGTAATTGCTGCTGTGGATGATGTTGTCATGGAACAGAACATAAAAAGTAAGCATTCTGCACGTAATGAGGTACCTCCACAACCTAACAATATTTCTTCCTTTGAACAAGAAAAGCTTTTAGACAGCATCCAGGAAATGAAAAGGATGATGAAGCACTTAACAAAGAATGCAGGCAGAAATCCGGATGTACCTGATTATTTAATCCTGCTGGAAGAAAAGGTGACCAAACTTGATTTAGATCCATCCTTTACAGAGGAGATAAACGATTACCTCTATCGTATGTGGCAAAATAATCATCCGAGTTTACAAGAATTGTTAGAGCATACGGAAGAAAAAATGCAAGAAGCGATTTCCGATGTTTATTTTGAGAATCGGTCATTTCTGCAAAAATACATTTGCCTTGTTGGTCCTACCGGAGTAGGGAAAACTACAACACTTGCTAAGCTTGCAGCAACTGCGAAATTAAAGCATGGGAAAAAAGTAGGCTTTATCACTACTGATACCTACAGGATAGCAGCTATAGAACAGTTAAAAACGTATGCAAATATTTTAGAGGCTCCTATTGAGGTTTGCTATTCCGCTGAAGACTTTCATAAAGCAAAGATGAAGCTAACTGACTTGGATGTGGTGTTTATTGATACAGCAGGAAGGAATTATCTGAATAAACAGTACGTAAAGGAATTAGAAGAAATCCTGAATTTTGGGGATGAAATGAGTACTTTTTTAGTCTTGTCTTTAGCCTCTAAAGTACAGGACATGAAAAAGATTACCGAACAGTTCTGGGATATTGGAATTGACCAATTTATTTTTACCAAAATGGATGAAACGACAGGACCTAGCGCTTTGTTTGAAATGACGAGGCATTATAAAAAAGGGACAGCCTTTGTTACAAATGGACAAAACGTTCCAGAGGATCTTTTAGAGATGACAAAGGATAAGATGGTGGATTGTGTCATTGAGGAACTAAAAATATGATTGATCAAGCTCAGTCTTTAAGGGATAGCATGAAAAGTTTAGGTAGTGATCAAGGCAAGAAGGAAGCAAAAACATTTGCCGTTATCAGTGGCAAGGGCGGAGTAGGTAAATCGAATTTTTCTCTAAATTTTTCGCTAGCACTTCAAACAAAGGGCTATAAGGTATTGTTACTAGATTTGGACATTGGGATGGCAAATATTGATGTCCTTATGGGAATGACGCAGAAATACAGCATTGTCGATTTATTTGAGCGAGGACTTACCATAGAAGATATTACTAGAAAAGGTCCTGAAGGGCTTTCTTATATTGCAGGAGGCTCAGGTCTAAGAGATATTTTCTACTTTAATGAACAAAAAAGAAATCAATTTTTCTTACAGCTTCAACAAATTTCCGTTAACTATGATTTTATTCTTTTTGATATGGGAGCTGGAATTACCACTGAAAGCAGAAAAATAATATTATCCTGTGATGAAGTATTTGTCCTCTCAACGTGTGAACCAACATCAATGACAGATGCCTATTCGGCAATTAAATTTGTTTGTAGTCATCCTGAAGCGGATTCTATTAAATTTCAACTTCTTATTAACAGAGCCATTGATTCCTTTGGAGCAAAAAGCACAGCTAGAAGGTTGAATTCTGTTGCAGCAAAATTCCTAAAAAAAGAACTTTGTTATATTGGCTATTTACCAGATGACAAACATGTACCGAAAGCTGTAATGGAACAAACGCCTTTCTTCCTAAGGTTTCCATCATGTCAGGCAAGCAAAGCATTAAAAAAGCTCACTTCTACATACCTAAGTAATAATACAGTTCAAACGGTCATTGAGTCACAAAACTTTTTTACAAAGTTGCGTAGTTTATTTGGATAGGATGGAAGGAGAGAGAGTAAAGGATGAAAAAAGTAAAGGTACTCATTACAGATGATTCTATCTTTATGAGAAAGCTTTTGTCCGATATGCTGTCAAAACACCCTTCCATTGAGGTGATTGCGACGGCAAATAACGGCCTAGATGCGCTAAACAAAATTAATGATTTTGCACCAGATGTAGTCACCTTGGATGTTGAAATGCCGAAAATGGACGGACTAGAAGCGTTGAAAAAAATCATGAAAGAGCACCCTCTCCCCGTGATTATGTTATCAAGCACAACCTTAACGGGTTCCTTGAATACCATTGTTGCGATGGAATATGGGGCAGTAGATTTTGTTGCCAAGCCTTCGGGTGCCATTTCATTAGATATACATAAAGTAAAAGAGGAATTAGTAGAAAAAATACTTCTGGCCTCCAAAACGAATATAAAAACGTTAAAAAATTTCTCTGAAGAGAATAAAAATATACCCTTTGCAATAACAGGTAATAGTAAAATAGAACTATTAGAAAAGACAAGCGAAAATAAGAATACACTCGTTTGCATTGGTACATCGACAGGAGGACCTAGAGCACTACAAACCATCTTAGCTTCGCTTCCTGAATCGTTTCCTGCACCAATATTAATTGTCCAGCACATGCCTAAG
Proteins encoded:
- the fliY gene encoding flagellar motor switch phosphatase FliY; its protein translation is MMSDGMLSQDEIDALLRGTDNNDEEPLYADLNTEDYLSMMEQDALGEIGNISFGSSATALSTLLNQKVSITTPRVSLIEKSKLESEFPEPYVAIRVSYTEGFSGSNILVVEQKDAAIIADLMLGGTGENPQIEFDEIHLSAVHEAMNQMMGSAATSMSTVFAKKIDISPPSVLLLDFKEGEGTTELPEDELLIKVAFSIRIGSLIDSSIMQILPLEFAKSLVGELLNPKGSNEVEQKLDEPDTFSNDATNFYEQEHSLPPSYTESAASASRYEDKGYGSNHQSPPVERKVENHQQAKQQHVNVQPAVFSSFETTAVEETESNNLNMLLDIPLQVTVELGRTKRSVKDILELSTGSIIELDKLAGEPVDILVNNKLIAQGEVVVIDESFGVRVTDIVSQSDRIRKLR
- a CDS encoding response regulator, with translation MGKRILIVDDAAFMRMMIKDILSKNGYEVVGEAADGAQAVEKYKELHPDLVTMDITMPEMDGITALKEIKAINANAKVIMCSAMGQQAMVIDAIQAGAKDFIVKPFQADRVIEAIHKTLA
- the fliO gene encoding flagellar biosynthetic protein FliO, encoding MKKRHIMILVTVIFMVTLPFQQVAFAVGDSVRDAYDKEKPSGESSDPDENNISDSEPVDKELVANAPSVTFFDFIKMIFALMFVLALLYLALKFINKRNKLGGTRAIETIGGTSLGANKSLQLVKVGDNILVVGVGESISLLKEITDEEERKRILTSYQEQIDSQALPPNLLANISDKWNHYQKAKRTSTFSSLLKEQLGKISEDRKTKMNDMQNKEGFKK
- the fliP gene encoding flagellar type III secretion system pore protein FliP (The bacterial flagellar biogenesis protein FliP forms a type III secretion system (T3SS)-type pore required for flagellar assembly.), which encodes MIGFIELFSGNEASTVSSSIQLLLLLTIFSLAPAILILMTSFTRIIIVLSFVRTSLATQQMPPNQVLIGLALFLTFFIMAPTFAEVNDTALQPLFNEEISLDEAYERASIPMKEFMSKHTRQKDLALFMDYAQMERPETIEDIPLTVLVPAFAISELKTAFQIGFMIFIPFLVIDMVVASVLMSMGMMMLPPVMISLPFKILLFVLVDGWYLIVKSLLQTF
- the fliQ gene encoding flagellar biosynthesis protein FliQ, yielding MSPEFVISMAERGVYTILLISAPLLILALVVGLIVSIFQATTQIQEQTLAFIPKIVAVLVGLVVFGPWMLSTMLSYALEIFNNIHRFVN
- the fliR gene encoding flagellar biosynthetic protein FliR; amino-acid sequence: MLEWINYFPAFLLVLTRVTAFFVTLPLFSYRNVPATFKVGLGFFFSLVMTFSMDLPVLGIDGAYIFLVIKEMMIGLLIGLVAYMVLAAIQIAGGFIDFQMGFAIANVIDPQTGIQSPIIGQFFYMFSLLLLLSVNGHHLMLDGIFYSYELISITQSWLPLGEEAVFERVLNTVNGMFVIALQMALPIVGVLFLVDVALGIVARTVPQLNVFVVGLPLKIGVSFVTIIFSLTILFTLFYKLFEMMLHTMRGLMELLGGF
- the flhB gene encoding flagellar biosynthesis protein FlhB encodes the protein MATMLKLNLQFFAGEKTEKATPKKRQDSRKKGQVAKSSDVNTAIVLLAVFLCLLAIGPWMKNGVLALFVQSFQTNMLEEVTPDKIHLIFIDILLELIWIVGPIMLAAIIGALVANFLQVGPLFSTEAIQMKLNKLDPIQGFKRIYSVRAIVEFVKSMLKIVVVGVITFAILWFSLDEVLILSQKNIHEALSFLGSLTIRMGLFAGGALLFLSVFDYLYQKYDFEKNIRMSKHDVKDEYKKTEGDPLIKSKIKQKQREMAMQRMMQDVPNADVVITNPTHYAIALKYDESKGDAPIVLAKGVDYVAKKIKEKAAEHQVVTIENKPLARSLYSQAEIGDAIPEEFFGAVAEILAYVYRLKNEVK
- the flhA gene encoding flagellar biosynthesis protein FlhA translates to MSARDLSVLLSVILIIAMLIIPFYPWMLSIFIIINISLALIVLLTTMNIQEPLQFAIFPSLLLLLTLYRLGLNVSTTRSILSEGTAGTVVETFGTFVVGGNVVVGLVVFIILVVIQFVVITKGAERVSEVAARFTLDAMPGKQMSIDADLNAGMISEQVAKERREKIAKEADFYGAMDGASKFVKGDAIAGIIIVFINVIFGIVIGMAQMGLSFGESAQKFTLLTVGDGIVSQIPALLIATATGIVVTRASSEGNLGGDISKQLFAYPQMLYVAGCTILLLGIVTPIGPLLTAPIAALIIVGAYLISKKQKESAFVEEEPEEEVVSDEMRSPDSVVNLLSVDPIEFEFGYGLIPLADSKQGGDLLDRIVMIRRQLALELGLVIPVVRIRDNIQLQPNEYRLKIKGNEVAKGELLLDHYLAMSPGMEEQVIEGIDTIEPSFGLPAKWISEELKDEAEMYGYTVVDPPSVVSTHITEKMKQHAYELLGRQETKQLIDHLKENAPILVEEVTPSPLSVGDVQKVLAKLLKENVSIRNLPIIFETLADYGKMSSDTDLLAEYVRQALSKQITNQYVVENETFKVVTLSGKIEKMIADHIQQTDHGNFLSLDPNRAMDIVQKVGEQMEQFTIYEQTPILLCSPAVRMYVKQLLERYLPQVPVISYNELEASIEVQSIGVVNVEG
- the flhF gene encoding flagellar biosynthesis protein FlhF translates to MKKYKADTMQEAMELVRLELGNDAVILNSKAVKTNKFFGLVTKKSVEVIAAVDDVVMEQNIKSKHSARNEVPPQPNNISSFEQEKLLDSIQEMKRMMKHLTKNAGRNPDVPDYLILLEEKVTKLDLDPSFTEEINDYLYRMWQNNHPSLQELLEHTEEKMQEAISDVYFENRSFLQKYICLVGPTGVGKTTTLAKLAATAKLKHGKKVGFITTDTYRIAAIEQLKTYANILEAPIEVCYSAEDFHKAKMKLTDLDVVFIDTAGRNYLNKQYVKELEEILNFGDEMSTFLVLSLASKVQDMKKITEQFWDIGIDQFIFTKMDETTGPSALFEMTRHYKKGTAFVTNGQNVPEDLLEMTKDKMVDCVIEELKI
- a CDS encoding MinD/ParA family protein — encoded protein: MIDQAQSLRDSMKSLGSDQGKKEAKTFAVISGKGGVGKSNFSLNFSLALQTKGYKVLLLDLDIGMANIDVLMGMTQKYSIVDLFERGLTIEDITRKGPEGLSYIAGGSGLRDIFYFNEQKRNQFFLQLQQISVNYDFILFDMGAGITTESRKIILSCDEVFVLSTCEPTSMTDAYSAIKFVCSHPEADSIKFQLLINRAIDSFGAKSTARRLNSVAAKFLKKELCYIGYLPDDKHVPKAVMEQTPFFLRFPSCQASKALKKLTSTYLSNNTVQTVIESQNFFTKLRSLFG
- a CDS encoding chemotaxis response regulator protein-glutamate methylesterase: MKKVKVLITDDSIFMRKLLSDMLSKHPSIEVIATANNGLDALNKINDFAPDVVTLDVEMPKMDGLEALKKIMKEHPLPVIMLSSTTLTGSLNTIVAMEYGAVDFVAKPSGAISLDIHKVKEELVEKILLASKTNIKTLKNFSEENKNIPFAITGNSKIELLEKTSENKNTLVCIGTSTGGPRALQTILASLPESFPAPILIVQHMPKHFTKSLANRLNTMSNITVVEAVHNQKVENATAYIAPGDYHMGIVKKGRDLYIHLHDSPPLKGHRPSVDFLFTSVNHLQNYQKIAVVLTGMGNDGTEGIRLLKQTKPPNTICIAESEETAVVYGMPKAALHTGLVDEVHPINDIAKKIHQYTIK